The DNA region AACAGTcctcattaaataaaaaagcgAATGTACCATAATGTCCCCAAATAATTCACCACGGTTAATTCATTCTCTAAcaaataagtttttatttcaggAATTAAAGAGCTCTTCAGATTTAATACTCAAACGGCAGTCATCCAGAAATCGCAAACTTCCGGAAAGTCTCATTCCACAGGAGTTTCTTCCACGTTTAACGTTAAGGAAAGGAACTATACATCGTCAAAGGAGGTATCCAATGTGCTTTCCGCACGCTTGCTCTGTCCTTTTGACAATTGCCAAGTAGCTTAAAACTTCATCAAGATATCATTTGTGATTCATTATACTTAGCTACCCACTCTGGTGCAAAACTGTTGATCTTTTCTATCACGTTATTGACCTGAAAGCACAGATTCTGAACTTGTCTGTCCCACGAGGGAAGCACCTCTTGAGctgagaataataataaaaaaaacacaagggGAACTGAGTATTCTTCCCAGAGGAGCTACACAACAGGGTCTAGCCGAAAATGATATTTAAAGAACGACTTCAACGGGTATGGCTAGCGGCAAAAAATGAACCCTGATTTCGCTCCCTTTTCCCATAATCCGCTACTTAAACCTgacgaaaaatttcaaaaccttttaCCTCTCTTCTGCCTAAACCACTGAACGTACAAATGCAAAGGCACAATCCCAGACAAATCTGTTCAAACAATATCGAGCTTTCAAAATCGACCATTTTGAAACCTACTACAGAGAACGATGCCAGTCTAGCCTGCCCAACACGCGAGTCAAACACGAGACGAGGAGTTCCCACATTTGTACGTGCTTGGCCTCCTCGTGCTTAGACACCTCCCCTCTCtctttctaatttttctttcttcataaTAAATACCACCAGGTAAGGGCAATGATTAAATGTATTTGGTTACTACCTCAGACCCAAGcatagaaaaaataataaaaaattaaaggctGATTCTTACTTTCAAAATGCACAACTCCGTCAATTTGATCGATAGATCCAGACATGCGTCCTTCAGAAATCATTTGTGATGCAATCCTCTCTGCctaaaaaagagcaaaaaatattGCTATCCCATCTTGCCATGTTATCATAACCCCAAAAAGGTAAAGAGGCTggcattttttttctagaatgaCAAAGATACCTACCTCGCCTTCTGGTTCAAACTTCTAGCTTAACTTGACTATTCATCGAAAAAAGTATACATCAAGATGTGTAAAGTATGAAAGGAGAAAATTTAGAAGAGCAGGTGGGGCACTAGAACTAGAAAAAAAGCTTCTCCTTCAATTTCCCCTTAACCCTTagcatcagtgtgcatattctccatactgttctacatacatttcctatggtgttgactaggagaatctgtttaaaaGTCAcaagtttctttagttggtgatcaattcctttattctcatgacctaaatgtgtaattcaggaatgatactgtatggagaaattacattcaaaacactcttagggttagagggttaaaatgTAAAGCTTGAAGAAGCATGTAATGGGCTAGAATCCATTCTATTGCTTCGGGACAAGGGAATTTAGTATTTACCAACTGGGTTGATGAAacaaattggccaccataaagagtttcaaatgTAATATTTTGAGCTTTAGCCAttcatcatttgctctgacaaagggcgaACACccaaaatgtcagctttcaaactctttacagtggccaaccTAGGTTAGATTTCACCAGTTCTAGAGGAGCACCTAATTATCACTGAAGTACTGTTCGGATTCTATATCAGAGATCTTTCGACTTCAGCAAAACCCCATCCGTGTGCCATCCAGTAGGGTTATGATTTTCAAGATTTCTCAAACCATCATAAAAGTGCTTACCAAGGTTTCAAACTGTACTTCAGAATTGTATTGAATTAAATTGACTATTATCACAGAAACTAACAATGCTTTAGACTTAAAGGTGAATACATAGTCTACCTTGGTTGGTGGTATTTCTAATAAAGCTCCaagttcttcaaatgtgatGTTGTTGTAGAGTTTACTGGCAGAGAGTAAGTTATGTTCAATAACAGCCCTGTCAAGAATACTAGAACCttaaaaatagaagaaaataaaacaaatttagataaaaaacaacttaaaataCACTAAGGTCAACTTAGAATTTGCTAAAGAATcacaaggaaaataaaccaaGTTTTATAAGTACTCAGTATGAATACCCACCATCTGCAGTAGTTGCCTTTTGATGAGGCATTAACATAGCAGCAAACTCATGAAGTTCTGGTCCTCGAATTATCCTGTCTAAATAccttgaagagaaaaagaactcaTCAGTGACAATAGATGCACAATGAAGCTTGTCTATTGGGTTTGTTGTATAAAATTACTTCTGGAaatgattacattttttcaagaattccataGGCAGGTAGCTGCTGACAACGTTCATCTTTAAACAGGTTTGCTAGCATCCTTGACCTTTGCTGCCctgaaaacatacaaaacagaTACAGTATGTGAATAAACTGACCCAGTCCTTCCTAGATGCTTACCCTGGTTCTTGTACTGTTAAGTAAAGCAGAGTTAAGCTAGTTCTCCTAAAGTGAACAATTTGTTGTTGAGTTTCCCTAACAGTTGGCAAGAACTCATTTGTACCCAAAGGTGGACAGAGACTCTGtgagggttaaccctttacaccccaaaaTCAGTATCcacattttctcttctcttctccatacaattcctttggtactgacaagaagaattgGTTAAACAATTAAAGCATTTTAGATGTTGGTTACTCTTGGAGTTTAACAAGTTCAGTGTTTTTtgcaagaacacaacacaataaccCAGCTGGAGCCGAATGCAAACCTCTTGATCCAAAGTTCAGTGCATTACAGCAGTGCAATGATTTAACTAGTTTTTCGCTAGGATGTTTCAAcagcttaaaaatgaaaattaaggtTTATTACTGACAACATATGTCCTATCAATACAGCATACCAGCTGAAGCAAGGATGGCACATATCAATGCATGCTTAAGGGCTGTCATCCGCTCATCATCATGTATTGCAGTATTGTATGATAGGTCAAGATAACGTTGTGCAGCTTCAATGAACTTCCGTTTGTAGTCCAGAAGACGGGCATAGCAAACCTGCAACACAATAGGTGATGAGAGAATCTTAGTATTAAAGTTGTATAAACTTTCATGAGATTGTGGAGGATCTTGAAACCCtataatttctttgttaattattttgatCAAGTGTTTTGATCTGACCATAAACAACATTCAGTAACATCACAATCATGTTGAGAAAAACTTTCCAATAGAAACATTGCATCCCAATCCATTCCATTCACATCATTTTACTTAATAACAAAAGATTATACCTGAAGTTTCTATTTATAATGGCTTTCATAACTATTCTCCTGTACTAACAATGGTGCCACCACCTCTACAGGATAAGATTGATTAGGAATCTCACAGCCACCAAGTTTagaatcaaatttaaattttttagtttgaaaGTTACCTTGTAAAGTATCTGTAGCTTCTCTGTCTTTGTGTCTGCTTGGAGGATTAATGCTCTATTTATGTATGCTTCAGCCTGAACAGGATCTTCATCTTCCAAGTACAACTGTGCAATCTTCAGGTAGGTTTCCAGTTTATAATCTATTGAATATTGCCTGCATTGGATCACATAAAAAGTCACATTAACACAAAATGTGATGATCAGTCAGAAAATTAGACCACATCCGGAAGGCACAACTTCAAAAACATTGTCATTAAATCATTAGTTATTGAggcaaactgaaattttttaccCTGCAATAATTATCAGAACACTATAGTGGTATGATTGGCCATTTTCCATGACAGCTTTGGGCTTTCATTTTATCACACTCCATGAAACTAAACAACACAACTGCACCAAACCTTTGCCCTGACTCCACAGGAATTCCAGTAAGCACCCTTGCAGCCTCTCGCCATTCCTGACAATCTTCATATATTTTTGCCAAATGCTTCCTTATTACTGCAacctgtaaaaaagaaaaacaaataatttccaTGGTGATGAAATGCTTAATTGAATGTCAGATATCTGCCCTTTTGTAAATGGAATTTTATCAGGGAAAAAAATGGACTGCAATGTTCTTCCCCAAGAAACTGAAAGTCATGTCATACATATTAAAATGTTctataaattgaaaaatttggcCAGCAAGCTTTTGTGTTTTCATAACAACTTATCTTAGGTCTATAATGACACATGTTTAAACAAAAGACCCTGTTGCCTACTACTTCAGTTATTCCCAAGCAAAAAATAGGCTGGACTGGCCATTTAATCTAGAGTATGATTCACtccttcaaaaattgaaaaaaaaaaattgaaaaattctccTAACCTGTTCCTCAAAAGATATAGCTCTTGGTTGTAATTTTTCCAACACAAAATGTGACACCTGCTTAGCACAAGCTACATTCATGTTTGGAATATGATTACAGAGTTCACTTAAAATTTGTCTTGATACAACAAGGCTTACATTTTCATGAACCACTGCAAAACATAAGAGAAAATGATATAGTTAATTTATCGTAAAACCCAGAAGAATGTGGCAGGGTAGTGGTTCATATTCAACTTTTGTGCTTACATGCATGTTAAGCTAAATTGAAATTTCGTTAAAACTGATCCCATGATCATTTTCACAAATGATTGTAAGATGTTAACAAGCAAAACCATTGTGGCTCAGAAGGTTTAGAACTTGTTATGGCCACATGTCACAGATCAGAGGTAGAAAACATAAGAGTGTAAAAGAGATTTTTGAAATAGATGGGTTATGACATAAGATTGAGATGGAGCACTCATTCCTGTTAAGTCTACGACTGATCATTGATGAGTCTTTGATATGGAAAGGAAGAGACAGAGTAACCACTTGACATAAGTCTGAAGTTAGAGCTACTGTGGAAGAGGAGGGGGGCAGGAAAAAAGATTTCCAATTGCAATATTCATGCTTCTCTTTACGATGTGACCCCTTTTTCCTGGTCGCTCATCCATTACAAGGCAGCTGACATCTTATCAATAACTTTTGTTCAACAAACTTACAAGCTTCAGTGAAAGTTTTGAGGCCTTCCGTGAGAGATGGctcttgaaatttgaaaatcttcTCCAAAATTTCGCGATATTTTCCAGTAATATCCTTATGGGAACCACTAGCACTAGAGAGAGTAAGTAACATTTGCTTCACTTGTGCCGCCATTTTGTTCCACGGCTTATCTCACGCCTCTGTGGGGTGGGGTGGATAACCACGAAAAAAATGTTCACGGTGGAAAAAGTGGGGAAGTGTGAGTGTAAATGTAGAATGTCGAATATCGATAAGCACCAATTTCAAAGAGATTTACAGGTGATGGACAATATGAAATTTAAAGTAGATTCAATATCAGTTTTGAATGCCCTACCCCTCCCTTTGAAACAaaaggaagattttttttttttttgcggtcaGCCTCATTCTGGCGAGCAACTCAACATGGCGGCTGCAAGTGAGAGAAATGGAAGTGGGCAAAGCTTGGAAGATCTCTTGGATAACGAAGGCACAACAGCTGGAGCTCTCGTTTTGACCGCTTTTATGACCACAGCAACTCAGCCACTAACATGTGTTCGACTTCTGATGCAGGTAATAGACTATAAATGTCAAATGACTCAGTTACATTTCACTTAATTGATACTTTACCGGCGCCCAAAGTTCAACTCAGTGTTTGCGTGACATCTCTTAGTATTCATATTTCTATCCTGCAGAACCTTCTACCTTCGTTTTaacagggatttttttttatacaaaagtaaaaatattggCTTCTTTCCACATCAATGTTTAAATATTCATGAGAAGGAACAAATGCATGTGGCCGATGGGTGTTCACTGAACTAAAGGCTGATTGAGGACAAATGTCCACAGGAAACAAAACGTTCTCcataaattgaaaacaaagctCTTTCTTCTTACTAGCTCTGAAAATATCATCAAGGGTAAAAGACGCAAAAATTCCAAGTGAGGGAGTGGTTGCTTTATTGAAGTCAGGGaaggggggggtggggggggttGAGGGCAGTAGAGTGCATGGTAATGTGATCAACGTGATCATGGCAA from Pocillopora verrucosa isolate sample1 chromosome 1, ASM3666991v2, whole genome shotgun sequence includes:
- the LOC131786091 gene encoding COP9 signalosome complex subunit 4, whose amino-acid sequence is MAAQVKQMLLTLSSASGSHKDITGKYREILEKIFKFQEPSLTEGLKTFTEALVHENVSLVVSRQILSELCNHIPNMNVACAKQVSHFVLEKLQPRAISFEEQVAVIRKHLAKIYEDCQEWREAARVLTGIPVESGQRQYSIDYKLETYLKIAQLYLEDEDPVQAEAYINRALILQADTKTEKLQILYKVCYARLLDYKRKFIEAAQRYLDLSYNTAIHDDERMTALKHALICAILASAGQQRSRMLANLFKDERCQQLPAYGILEKMYLDRIIRGPELHEFAAMLMPHQKATTADGSSILDRAVIEHNLLSASKLYNNITFEELGALLEIPPTKAERIASQMISEGRMSGSIDQIDGVVHFETQEVLPSWDRQVQNLCFQVNNVIEKINSFAPEWVAKYNESQMIS